The Branchiostoma lanceolatum isolate klBraLanc5 chromosome 10, klBraLanc5.hap2, whole genome shotgun sequence genome has a window encoding:
- the LOC136443941 gene encoding uncharacterized protein has translation MPSSESAPVTAAQSLRLPVLVTRCGLPADDVTVKAFGYKMSSITPLLTTDVSSLDPDVEYRVVPTGDAGKFEIVVPASPADSSPEAAQTVCDSVSQVVGGVCAASLNVRPATDGAICNEVADAAQFLTTQSGQRNTFVCLFVC, from the exons ATGCCGTCCTCGGAGTCGGCTCCCGTCACGGCGGCGCAGAGCCTCAGGCTGCCCGTCCTGGTCACCAGGTGCGGCCTGCCAGCAGACGACGTGACTGTCAAGGCGTTTGGCTACAAAA TGTCCAGTATCACGCCACTACTGACTACCGACGTTTCGTCCTTGGACCCGGACGTGGAGTACCGAGTTGTCCCGACAGGGGACGCTGGGAAGTTCGAGATCGTCGTGCCGGCCAGCCCCGCGGATTCCTCCCCGGAGGCGGCTCAGACCGTGTGCGACAGCGTCAGTCAGGTGGTAGGGGGCGTGTGCGCCGCGTCGCTGAACGTCAGGCCTGCAACGGACGGCGCCATCTGTAATGAGGTCGCGGACGCCGCGCAGTTTCTCACGACTCAGTCAGGTCAGAGAAACAcatttgtttgtctatttgtttgttaa
- the LOC136442967 gene encoding uncharacterized protein: MGGNVAALCLGFLLSTLPCPRAETSPCPSGWAGTSCKDFSCDGRSQGSYPDPSVCHMYYTCVDGYQAPFHMSCGPAGWLAFSHVTQKCEWPQDVPGCGPSPFGILGVSTFVNPDDPHLVEVATDDGNVIQVQGDKTEEGAATSVESLTQTTAGGDETTVGFSPDSALVDTVVTSSGVSMTFVWTDDKVYVTASAQNSSFELNVQVDLEPSTLSTGSPMSEVHGTAAPVSMTLHKLD, translated from the exons ATGGGCgg AAACGTAGCCGCGCTGTGTCTGGGTTTTCTTCTGTCGACCCTACCTTGTCCACGGG CTGAAACCTCTCCATGTCCGTCCGGATGGGCTGGTACTTCCTGCAAGGATT TTTCGTGCGACGGACGAAGCCAGGGCAGTTACCCCGACCCTAGCGTCTGTCACATGTACTACACCTGTGTTGACGGATACCAGGCACCGTTCCATATGTCCTGTGGGCCTGCCGGTTGGTTGGccttcagtcacgtgacccagAAGTGTGAATGGCCCCAGGACGTGCCCGGATGTGGACCCAGTCCCTTCG GTATTCTCGGTGTGTCCACCTTTGTGAACCCTGATGACCCCCATTTGGTGGAGGTGGCCACTGACGACGGCAACGTCATACAG GTCCAAGGAGACAAGACAGAGGAAGGAGCCGCGACCTCTGTGGAGTCCCTAACCCAGACAACAGCCGGCGGGGACGAGACCACTGTCGGCTTCTCTCCGGACAGCGCCCTGGTCGACAccgtggtgacgtcatcaggagtCTCCATGACGTTCGTGTGGACTGATGACAAAGTCTACGTCACCGCTTCGGCACAGAACTCTAGTTTTGAGCTCAATGTGCAG GTTGACCTGGAGCCAAGTACCTTGTCCACCGGGTCACCCATGTCTGAGGTGCACGGAACGGCAGCCCCGGTGTCCATG ACTCTACACAAACTGGACTGA